The Perca fluviatilis chromosome 24, GENO_Pfluv_1.0, whole genome shotgun sequence genome has a window encoding:
- the LOC120554631 gene encoding SLIT and NTRK-like protein 5 codes for MHIWILKIILLIASSLRLVEMYDNYGEICRNLCTCEEKEGILTVSCENRGIIRLTEISPVHFSTYHLLLTGNLLKKLSVNDFINYTGVTILHLGNNDISEIESGAFNGLQGLKRLHLNNNKIDALRDDTFAGLESLEYLQIDYNYITNIEPHTLSKLYQLTVMILNDNLLSALPTNIFRNVPLTHLDLRGNRLKMFPYIGLLEHMDKVVELQLEENPWNCSCELIALKAWLESIAYTALVGEVVCETPFRLHGRDLDEVSKQELCPRRTLEDTVRPAPPSSTNGYYQTTPAAVTVSATSSAVFRSSSRPTKGTRQFNRTRLKPTSRIQGGNPYNYGPIIAFQTKSPVPLDCPTACTCNLQISEIGLNVNCQERKIESISDLKPKPYNPKKMYLTGNYIPVVRRSDFVDAVGLDLLHLGNNRISLIHDRAFGDLTNLRRLYLNGNLMDRLTGEMFFGLQNLQYLYLEYNKIKEVDAGTFRYLPNLQLLFLNNNLLKTLPMGIFSSLSLSRLNLRNNHFQNLPVSGVLDQLKLLVQIDLFENPWDCSCDIVGMKIWLEQLSAGTVVNEVVCETPRRHTGLDVRSIQSEQLCPDYSDAYVSPTPPTDEPMDDLVVTTDAPQKFNTPSSTVPLSVLILSLLLVFIMSVFVAAGLFVVVMKKRKKSQSDRTSTNNSDVSSFNLQYSLYSNRSGPKVKAPVGHVYEYIPHPMGHMCKNPIYRSREGNTVEDYRDLHELKVTYRSAPDDERDSSTMRSPTYSVSTIEPRENPSPVQDADHFFRGILEHDKQPPHPSIPSIPAGANLEYKYTGPVSYTYNPNFDVRRQFLHPERIRETVLYGTTPSTVYVEPNRNEYLELKAKLQSEPDYLEVLEKQTTFSQF; via the coding sequence ATGCATATCTGGATCCTAAAAATAATCCTTCTGATTGCATCATCTCTGAGGCTGGTCGAGATGTATGACAATTATGGGGAGATCTGTCGAAACCTGTGTACGTGCGAGGAGAAGGAAGGGATCCTGACAGTGAGCTGCGAGAACAGGGGGATCATCCGACTGACGGAGATCAGTCCGGTCCATTTCTCCACGTACCACCTCCTGCTGACAGGGAACCTCCTGAAGAAGCTGTCGGTCAATGATTTCATCAATTACACGGGGGTGACCATCCTGCACCTGGGGAACAACGACATCTCAGAGATAGAGTCAGGGGCCTTCAATGGACTCCAGGGATTAAAAAGGTTGCACCTGAATAACAACAAGATCGACGCTCTGAGGGATGACACCTTTGCGGGACTGGAGAGCTTGGAATACCTTCAGATTGATTATAATTACATTACCAATATAGAGCCCCACACCTTGAGCAAACTATACCAACTGACAGTGATGATTTTGAACGACAACCTGCTCTCTGCCCTGCCCACAAACATCTTCCGGAATGTTCCGCTCACACACTTGGACCTGAGGGGGAACCGGTTAAAAATGTTCCCCTACATCGGCCTCCTGGAGCACATGGACAAAGTTGTGGAATTACAACTAGAGGAGAATCCGTGGAATTGCTCCTGCGAGCTGATTGCTCTGAAGGCTTGGCTGGAGAGCATAGCCTACACGGCTCTGGTGGGAGAAGTGGTGTGCGAGACGCCGTTCAGGCTCCACGGCAGGGACCTGGACGAGGTGTCCAAGCAGGAACTCTGCCCAAGAAGAACCCTCGAAGACACAGTCAGGCCTGCACCCCCTAGCAGCACCAATGGATATTACCAGACCACACCTGCTGCTGTCACAGTCTCCGCCACCTCCTCTGCAGTTTTTAGGTCTTCCTCTAGGCCAACCAAGGGCACACGGCAATTTAACAGAACTAGGTTAAAGCCCACTTCCCGAATACAAGGCGGTAACCCTTACAATTATGGCCCCATCATTGCTTTTCAGACCAAATCTCCTGTGCCTTTGGACTGTCCCACTGCCTGCACGTGCAACCTGCAGATATCTGAGATTGGGCTAAATGTCAACTGCCAAGAGAGAAAGATTGAAAGCATTTCTGATCTAAAACCCAAGCCATACAATcctaaaaaaatgtatctcacTGGAAATTACATCCCTGTGGTACGGAGATCAGATTTTGTGGATGCTGTTGGATTGGATTTGCTTCACCTGGGAAACAACAGGATAAGTCTGATCCACGACCGGGCTTTTGGGGATTTAACCAACCTGCGTAGGCTGTATTTGAATGGTAATCTCATGGACAGGCTTACAGGAGAAATGTTTTTTGGTTTGCAGAACTTGCAGTATCTTTATTTAGAGTACAACAAAATCAAGGAGGTTGATGCGGGCACTTTCCGCTACCTCCCTAATCTCCAGCTGCTTTTCCTCAACAATAACCTCCTGAAAACCTTACCGATGGGCATCTTTTCCAGCCTCTCTCTGTCTAGGCTTAATCTGCGCAACAACCATTTCCAAAACCTGCCTGTGAGTGGTGTTTTAGATCAGCTGAAGCTGCTGGTGCAGATAGATCTGTTTGAAAACCCCTGGGACTGCTCCTGCGACATAGTGGGGATGAAGATATGGCTGGAGCAGCTCAGCGCAGGCACTGTGGTTAATGAGGTGGTGTGTGAAACGCCAAGACGCCACACTGGACTGGACGTGCGCTCCATCCAGTCGGAGCAGCTCTGCCCGGACTACTCCGATGCTTATGTCTCGCCGACACCCCCCACGGACGAGCCCATGGACGACTTGGTCGTCACCACCGACGCGCCACAGAAGTTCAACACCCCCAGCAGCACCGtccccctctctgtcctcaTCCTCAGCCTCCTGCTGGTTTTCATCATGTCCGTCTTTGTGGCCGCAGGGCTGTTTGTCGTCGTGATGAAAAAGCGCAAAAAGTCCCAGAGTGACCGCACCAGCACCAACAATTCAGACGTCAGCTCTTTTAACTTGCAATACAGCCTCTACAGTAACCGCTCCGGCCCCAAAGTTAAGGCCCCGGTGGGCCACGTCTATGAGTATATTCCCCACCCCATGGGCCACATGTGCAAAAACCCCATTTACAGGTCACGAGAAGGCAACACAGTGGAGGATTACCGGGACCTCCATGAGCTCAAAGTCACGTACAGAAGTGCCCCGGATGACGAGAGGGACAGCAGTACGATGAGGAGCCCTACGTACAGTGTTAGCACCATCGAGCCACGTGAAAACCCCTCCCCTGTCCAGGATGCCGACCATTTCTTCAGAGGCATCCTTGAGCACGACAAGCAGCCCCCCCATCCGTCAATCCCATCCATCCCAGCAGGTGCCAATTTAGAGTACAAGTACACGGGGCCTGTGTCGTACACATACAACCCAAATTTTGATGTCAGACGTCAGTTCTTGCACCCGGAGAGGATAAGAGAAACAGTGCTCTATGGCACGACACCCAGTACTGTTTATGTCGAGCCCAACAGAAATGAATATTTGGAGCTAAAAGCTAAACTGCAGTCTGAGCCCGATTACCTCGAAGTTCTTGAGAAACAGACCACCTTTAGCCAGTTCTGA